In one Denitratisoma sp. genomic region, the following are encoded:
- a CDS encoding universal stress protein: protein MFKHILVPTDGSVLSGDTVKKAVDFARETGAKITFFYAKPDYPVAFYGEGALIDPTTPEKFAEMAEKQSQEILAAAQGMAAGAGVTCASTSATSDVPYEAIIEAAAANGCDLIFMASHGRRGLSGLLLGSETQKVLTHSKVPVLVYR from the coding sequence ATGTTCAAGCACATTCTCGTTCCCACCGACGGCTCGGTGCTGTCCGGCGATACTGTCAAGAAAGCCGTGGATTTCGCCCGTGAAACCGGGGCGAAGATCACCTTCTTCTACGCCAAGCCCGACTATCCCGTGGCCTTCTACGGCGAAGGCGCGCTGATCGATCCGACGACGCCGGAAAAATTCGCCGAGATGGCGGAAAAGCAGTCCCAGGAAATCCTCGCGGCAGCCCAGGGCATGGCCGCTGGCGCCGGCGTGACCTGCGCCAGCACCTCGGCCACCAGCGACGTCCCCTACGAGGCGATCATCGAGGCAGCCGCGGCCAACGGCTGCGATCTCATCTTCATGGCCTCGCACGGACGGCGCGGCCTGTCCGGCCTGCTGCTTGGTTCGGAAACGCAGAAGGTGCTGACCCACTCCAAGGTGCCCGTGCTGGTGTATCGGTAG
- a CDS encoding MBL fold metallo-hydrolase, with product MRITFHGAAGEVTGSCYLVETGDVRFLVDCGMFQGGRDAWRKNLRALAFDLRNLDFILLTHAHLDHSGLLPRAAALGFRGPVHATAATTDLLGVMLLDSAHIQEKEAEWEAKRAHAGRSRGQAGALLYTVAQAQACLRQLRRAEYDRPFQPHPAVRVCLRDAGHILGSAIAEIWVEEAGRTHKLVFSGDLGMPARPVLRDPQPIEAADVLFVEATYGNRLHKSLDATEDELVEAIEDTLHRKHGNVVMPAFSVGRTQEVLFVLADLVRRGRLRRLQVYVDSPMSMAATEITLRHAELLDEHTRELIEWQRAHPEALSVRFVQDVEESIALNQIRSGAVIISASGMCDAGRIKYHLLNNLGRREASVIITGFQAAGTLGRRLVEGARSATIFGQHVPVRADIYTIGGLSAHADQDGLLGWLGHFRRLPQRTFVVHGEAEAAEAFAGAVRHRLKWNNVSVPQYGSIEEL from the coding sequence ATGCGCATCACATTTCATGGTGCTGCCGGAGAGGTGACCGGCTCCTGCTACCTGGTTGAAACCGGGGATGTGCGTTTTCTTGTCGATTGCGGCATGTTCCAGGGCGGCCGTGATGCCTGGCGGAAGAACCTTCGCGCGTTGGCCTTCGACCTGCGCAACCTCGATTTCATCCTCCTCACGCATGCCCATCTGGATCATTCCGGCCTGTTGCCGCGCGCCGCCGCGCTGGGTTTCCGCGGGCCGGTGCATGCGACGGCAGCAACGACGGATCTCCTCGGTGTGATGCTGCTCGATTCGGCCCACATTCAGGAGAAGGAAGCCGAGTGGGAGGCCAAGCGCGCCCATGCCGGACGCAGCCGGGGCCAGGCGGGGGCGCTGCTCTACACGGTGGCGCAGGCGCAGGCCTGCCTGCGGCAGTTGCGCCGGGCGGAATACGACCGGCCTTTCCAGCCGCATCCTGCAGTCCGCGTTTGCCTGCGCGATGCCGGCCACATCCTCGGTTCCGCCATTGCCGAAATCTGGGTCGAGGAGGCGGGGCGCACGCACAAGCTGGTGTTTTCCGGCGACCTGGGCATGCCGGCGCGTCCGGTCCTGCGCGATCCGCAGCCGATCGAGGCGGCGGATGTGCTCTTCGTCGAGGCCACCTACGGCAACCGCCTGCACAAGTCGCTCGATGCGACCGAAGACGAACTGGTCGAGGCGATCGAGGATACCCTGCACCGCAAGCACGGCAACGTCGTCATGCCGGCCTTTTCCGTCGGCCGTACGCAGGAGGTGTTGTTCGTGCTCGCCGATCTGGTGCGGCGCGGGCGCCTCAGGCGCCTGCAGGTCTATGTCGATTCGCCGATGTCGATGGCCGCCACCGAGATCACCCTGCGCCATGCCGAACTGCTCGACGAACACACCCGGGAACTGATCGAATGGCAGCGTGCGCATCCCGAGGCCCTGTCGGTGCGTTTCGTGCAGGACGTCGAGGAGTCGATCGCGCTCAACCAGATCCGCAGTGGTGCAGTCATCATTTCCGCAAGCGGCATGTGCGACGCTGGCCGCATCAAGTACCACCTGCTCAACAATCTTGGCCGGCGCGAGGCCTCGGTGATCATCACCGGCTTCCAGGCGGCGGGCACGCTGGGCCGGCGCCTGGTGGAGGGTGCCCGCAGCGCCACCATCTTCGGACAACACGTTCCCGTGCGCGCCGACATCTACACCATCGGCGGTTTGTCCGCGCATGCCGACCAGGACGGGCTCCTTGGCTGGCTGGGACATTTCCGTCGCCTGCCGCAGCGGACTTTCGTGGTGCACGGCGAGGCGGAAGCCGCCGAGGCCTTCGCCGGGGCGGTCCGGCATCGACTGAAGTGGAATAATGTCAGCGTGCCGCAATACGGCAGCATTGAAGAGTTATAA
- a CDS encoding NAD(P)/FAD-dependent oxidoreductase: MANTDECDVLVVGLGPAGAAAATAAAKAGARVLAVERRQTPGGAANCPEFIPIPLGLNAHADHVVIQKIVGARNHLSDGSRADNLLPGCVVNRDAFDRALVDFSRAAGAQLLFDATLAGLDADHSQATLSQGGCVRTVQFRALVAADGHASTVARLLGLPVLRKMHTVRYRVSLHVPQDAVDVWISPRYPGGYGWLIPAGREAVIGTGIEETVASEALEALHGQLAGAGLIGSNVLGRSAGAVPVEGLREKLAMGNILFAGDAGGMAHPLTGAGIHPAVVSGEAAGRAAAEWTSGHLGALPTYEAKMRGQFGDMLTRAARRREPLVSPLGCESDATRLAPGGWSVVRGAFEQ, from the coding sequence ATGGCGAATACGGACGAGTGCGATGTGCTGGTTGTCGGGCTGGGCCCGGCCGGCGCCGCGGCGGCAACGGCCGCGGCCAAGGCAGGCGCTCGCGTGCTCGCCGTCGAGCGGAGGCAAACCCCGGGGGGTGCTGCAAATTGCCCGGAGTTCATTCCCATCCCGCTCGGCCTGAATGCCCATGCCGATCATGTCGTCATCCAGAAAATCGTCGGTGCCCGCAATCACTTGAGCGACGGCAGCCGCGCCGATAACCTGTTGCCGGGCTGTGTCGTGAACCGCGATGCCTTCGATCGCGCGCTGGTCGATTTTTCCAGAGCCGCCGGCGCACAGTTGCTTTTTGACGCGACGCTGGCCGGTCTCGATGCCGACCACAGCCAGGCAACGCTGAGCCAGGGCGGATGCGTGCGTACGGTGCAATTCCGCGCGCTGGTGGCTGCCGACGGCCATGCCTCGACCGTCGCCCGCCTGCTCGGGCTGCCTGTCCTCCGGAAGATGCATACCGTTCGCTACCGCGTTTCGCTGCATGTGCCGCAGGATGCCGTCGATGTCTGGATATCCCCGCGCTATCCCGGTGGCTACGGCTGGCTGATTCCGGCGGGACGCGAAGCCGTCATCGGCACCGGCATCGAGGAAACCGTGGCAAGCGAAGCCCTGGAGGCCCTGCACGGGCAACTGGCCGGAGCAGGGCTGATCGGCAGCAATGTGCTTGGCCGGTCCGCAGGTGCCGTGCCGGTCGAGGGACTCCGCGAAAAGCTCGCCATGGGCAACATACTGTTTGCTGGCGACGCGGGAGGGATGGCACACCCGCTTACCGGGGCGGGCATCCATCCTGCAGTCGTTTCCGGCGAGGCGGCTGGACGTGCCGCCGCAGAATGGACGTCCGGTCACCTTGGCGCGCTGCCCACCTACGAGGCAAAGATGCGCGGACAGTTTGGCGACATGCTGACGCGCGCGGCGAGACGGCGCGAGCCGCTGGTATCCCCTTTGGGTTGTGAAAGCGACGCGACCCGCCTGGCGCCGGGCGGCTGGAGCGTGGTGCGTGGTGCATTTGAACAGTAA
- a CDS encoding hemerythrin domain-containing protein — protein MLNTALTIILDEHRSMAAVTHGLRFLVREMREKGIEPDSRLLWAMLYYIDTFPQKLHHPKEEAYLFRRLKMRTRDADKAILELEEQHRSGVEHVKALEMALGRYEAGAPGGREAFMAAAETFADEIAIHMALEENVLIPLAKQHLKPEDWIEIAQAFGENGDPRFGAEPDHEFRSLFSRIVNLAPPPIGVGPSRTTA, from the coding sequence ATGCTGAACACCGCCCTCACCATCATCCTCGACGAGCACCGCTCGATGGCCGCCGTCACGCACGGCCTGCGTTTTCTCGTGCGCGAGATGCGCGAGAAAGGCATCGAGCCCGACAGCAGGCTGCTGTGGGCAATGCTCTACTACATCGACACCTTCCCGCAGAAGCTGCACCACCCGAAGGAGGAGGCCTACCTGTTTCGCCGCCTGAAAATGCGCACCCGCGACGCCGACAAGGCCATCCTAGAACTGGAGGAGCAGCACCGTTCCGGCGTCGAGCATGTCAAGGCGCTGGAGATGGCGCTGGGTCGCTACGAGGCCGGCGCGCCGGGCGGCCGCGAAGCCTTCATGGCTGCGGCGGAAACTTTCGCCGACGAGATTGCCATCCACATGGCGCTCGAGGAGAACGTCCTGATCCCGCTGGCCAAGCAACACCTCAAGCCGGAAGACTGGATCGAAATCGCGCAGGCCTTCGGCGAAAACGGCGACCCGCGCTTCGGCGCCGAGCCGGACCACGAGTTCCGTTCGCTTTTCTCGCGCATCGTCAACCTGGCCCCGCCGCCGATCGGCGTGGGGCCTTCGCGGACGACTGCCTGA